From Syntrophomonadaceae bacterium, one genomic window encodes:
- a CDS encoding anti-sigma factor domain-containing protein has protein sequence MDRKIQAMVIKVEKKTLVVITADGEYRRLVKPAIPVRAGQTISIADAPFVRNWVRPLIAGLLLLILAAGIAKPFAMPAAVASVSLDMTSRVELAVSREGKVLKANAANQEGETMLRQVKVRGLHVYEAVGLITQKAIALNYLCREKKNMVFAAVVEGQKGKNPGFDQGELMRIMHDHMVWRNIQGYIVVNQITPGELDRALAAGLPVNRYLLWEKSRAAGMEISPDMLRSASMDRLAAEVVGKMEQVLPGNWRRVRKPELRQDIFPSIQTTMPMQRMSQPGRFIRGCPMNFRH, from the coding sequence GTGGACAGGAAAATCCAGGCCATGGTAATTAAGGTAGAAAAAAAGACCCTGGTAGTGATTACAGCAGACGGGGAGTACCGGCGCCTGGTTAAGCCTGCCATTCCAGTCCGTGCGGGACAGACCATCAGCATTGCTGATGCGCCTTTTGTCCGGAATTGGGTCCGGCCTTTAATTGCAGGTCTTTTGCTGCTGATTTTGGCGGCAGGGATTGCCAAGCCCTTTGCCATGCCTGCGGCAGTGGCATCAGTATCTTTGGACATGACTTCCAGGGTGGAGTTGGCGGTAAGCAGGGAGGGTAAAGTGCTTAAAGCCAATGCAGCCAATCAGGAAGGAGAAACTATGTTGCGGCAGGTTAAAGTAAGAGGACTTCATGTTTATGAAGCCGTTGGATTGATTACCCAAAAGGCGATAGCCTTAAACTACCTGTGCCGGGAAAAAAAGAATATGGTTTTTGCCGCTGTTGTGGAGGGGCAAAAAGGGAAAAACCCAGGATTTGATCAAGGGGAACTGATGCGGATCATGCATGACCATATGGTCTGGCGCAATATCCAGGGTTATATTGTTGTCAATCAGATTACCCCGGGAGAGCTGGATCGGGCGCTGGCTGCCGGTCTGCCGGTTAACCGCTACCTTTTGTGGGAAAAATCCAGAGCAGCGGGGATGGAGATATCCCCTGACATGCTGCGGTCTGCTTCCATGGATAGGTTGGCTGCGGAGGTTGTCGGCAAAATGGAGCAGGTGTTGCCGGGGAACTGGCGCAGGGTGAGAAAACCAGAGCTGCGGCAAGATATATTTCCGTCGATCCAGACAACCATGCCAATGCAAAGAATGAGTCAACCGGGAAGGTTCATCAGAGGCTGCCCGATGAACTTCCGGCATTAA